The following DNA comes from Cyanobacteriota bacterium.
AAAAAATTAGGACTCACAATAAATAACAGGTACGGTGGATATTCTATGACAGATTGCAGCTTGGTTTATCGCTAACCCCAGAACTAACCCAGGGTTGATAAACGATCGCCATCCCTATGAATAAGTAGATTCTCTCGTTCTCATGCGTTGTCTGAAACCTGAGAACGCTATACTATGCGGTGGAGTGGATGATGAATCATTTGGACAGGATGGCCCCATGGAATCAGGAATTGATCTGCAACAGAGTTTTATCCAGTCGTTAGTGGACTTGGGTGTTCCCGGTGGTGTGGCAAAAGCTATTTGGCTACCTCTGCCAATGGTAGCGATTATTGCGGCTGCTACGTTTATGGCACTAGTAGCCACGTGGCTAGAGCGTAAGATATCGGCGGCTGTGCAACAGCGGGTTGGGCCAGAGTTCATGGGGCCTCAGGGTATTCTGGTGCCGATCGCTGACGTGACTAAGCTTCTCTTCAAAGAGGACGTGACACCTGCTAAAAGTGATGCGCTTCTTTTCACCCTAGGGCCAATCTTAGTGTTTGTACCCGTATTCTTGTCCTACATGATTGTGCCGTTTGGTCAAAATCTGCTGATTACCAATATTGGCGTTGGCATTTTTCTCTGGATTGCGTTGTCGAGTATCGCGCCGATCGGCCTGCTGATGTCTGGGTATGCTTCCAACAATAAGTATTCTCTGCTAGGTGGTCTGCGCGCTGCTGCCCAGTCCATTAGCTACGAGGTTCCCCTAGCGCTAGCTGTCTTGGCAGTAGTTATGATGTCCAACAGTCTCAGTACTGTGGACATTGTGAACCAGCAGTCGGGCTATGGCATTCTCGGTTGGAACGTCTGGCGACAGCCCGTGGGCTTTTTAATCTTCTGGATTGCAGCCCTAGCTGAATGTGAGCGCCTACCCTTTGATTTGCCAGAGGCAGAGGAAGAACTAGTAGCGGGTTACCAAACTGAATACTCTGCTGTGCGGTTCATGCTGTTTTACGCGGGTGCCTATGTCAACTTGGTCTTGTCGGCACTGTTAGTAGCCGTATTGTACCTAGGCGGATGGGAATCTCCTATTCCTCTAAATGTGGCCGCCAGTTGGCTGGGTGTAAGTGAGGACACCCCCTGGTTGCAGGTTGTTCTAGCCATGGTGGGCATTACCATGACCCTGTTGAAAGCATACTTCATGATTTTTGTGGCAATCTTGTTGCGCTGGACAACGCCCCGCGTCCGCATCGATCAACTTCTGGATCTCGGCTGGAAGTTTTTGTTACCAGTATCTTTAGTTAATCTGCTGCTGACTGCTGCCCTCAAGCTTACATTTCCTGTAGCCTTTGGTGGCTAGTTATCCTGAGGCCATGTTGTTTGTCTTCCTGACCCTTAGAGAACGGAATCTGTAAATTTATGCTGAAATTTCTCAAGCAAGTTACTGATTATACGAAGGAGGCTATCCAGTCTGCCCGTTACATTGGTCAAGGTCTGGCGGTGACCTTTGATCATATGCGTCGTCGGCCAATTACTGTGCAATACCCCTACGAAAAATTAATTCCCTCAGAGCGCTTCCGGGGACGGATTCACTTTGAGTTTGATAAGTGTATTGCCTGTGAAGTTTGTGTGCGCGTGTGCCCAATCAACTTACCTGTTGTGGACTGGGAATTTAACAAGGAAACTAAGAAGAAGCAGTTGCGCCACTACAGTATTGACTTTGGTGTCTGTATTTTTTGTGGAAACTGCGTAGAGTATTGTCCTACTAACTGTCTATCTATGACAGAGGAGTACGAGTTGTCTACCTACGATCGTCACGAACTCAACTACGACAACGTAGCCCTAGGTCGCTTACCCTATAAAGTTACCAACGATCCTATGGTGACACCCCTGCGAGAGTTGGCCTACTTGCCCAAAGGCGTTATGGATCCCCACGATTTGCCTGCAGGTGCTCAGCGGGCAGGGCAGCGTCCTGAAGAAATTTTGGAGACAATGGAGAAATAAGCGGATGAATCTTGCGGATGGTGTACAACTGGTTTCCTTGGCAATCCTAGGGTTGACAATGCTAGCCTCAGCCTTGGGGGTCGTGTTATTGCCCAACATCGTGCATTCGGCATTTTTGCTAGGGATGACCTTTGTTAGTATCTCAGGGCTGTATATCCTGCTAAATGCAGGCTTTGTAGCTACAGCTCAAATTTTGATTTACGTCGGTGCGGTGAATGTCTTGATTTTGTTTGCCATCATGCTGGTAAACAAGCGAGAGAATTTCAGACCGCTACCGGCTGTTGCTCTGCGCAAGGGGGTTGCAGCAGTTGTTTGCTTGGGGCTGTTTGTATTGCTGTCGGCGATTGCCTTAACCACATCTTGGAAGCTATCAGTGGCATCGCCTGCTGGGGACAATGCCACAATCGTTATCGGCGAACACTTCTTCAGCGATTTCTTGCTGCCCTTTGAGCTAGCCTCTGTGTTGTTGTTGATGGCTCTAATCGGGGCTGTGGTGTTAGCTCGCCGAGATCTCATTCCAGACCAGCCCGTGCCTGAGCCTGTGCAACCTGACCTAACCCTGCCAGAGCGTCCTCGTGAGGTACTTTCTGGTGCTGTCACTTCTTCAACTTCCAATTCCTAGGATGAAGGATATATCGCTATGCAACTCCAGTATTTTTTGCTGTTAGCAGCCGCTTTATTCTGTGTTGGCATCTATGGCCTAGTCACCAGCCGTAATGCTGTGCGGGTGTTAATGTCTGTGGAATTAATGCTGAATGCTGTCAATATTAATTTGATGGCATTTGCCAACTACTTAGATGCGCAGTTAATTCGAGGACAGGTATTCACTGTATTTGTGATTACAATTGCTGCTGCCGAGGCTGCTGTAGGGCTGGCGATCGTCCTTGCTATTTACCGAAACCGTGACACTGTGGATATGGAACAGTTCAACCTGTTGAAGTGGTAGTCAGCAGACGACTAAGTAGTGTAATGTCTAGAACTGGAGGAAATAGTCCACAGTGGTTTGGCTGAGGATGCCACTAAGAAAAATGGCATGACCCATGCGAATCCTAGTTTGCTGCTGGTAAGCGATTGCAATTTCTAATTGGGCATCAGTCACTAGGCCCGCGTACTTGAGACGCTGTCCAATTGATAATTGCTTGAACTCATCCAGCAGTGCTTGCTCTAGGTGCATGAAAAAGTTGAGCACTGTGTCATTGATCCACCCACGGAGACGCAAAATTTCTTCTACTGTCAGATCGGGCTGCAGGTACTGATCTTGACGTAACACTATAAGCTGGGCACGAGAGAGTAGGCCAGCATCTATCAATCGGGCCTCTAGTGGTTTTTCTAATTGCGATCGCACAAAAGCAGCTCCCTGGAGCTTGTCAGCCCCGCTATCATGCAGTTGATTTGGTGTAGCGGGTTGGCAGGCAACATTTAGTTCGGGGGAACTGTCTGGAGGTAGTGCCTTTAGTAGAGTATCCGAGGACAAATGAGATTTTGATTGGTCATCTAAATCCGTTGGGTTAGAGAAGCTGTTCACTGGTAGGTGCCCCCTAATCAAGTAGTGACGAGAGCGATAAGAACATCTTGTTTAAACGGTAGCATTCCCACAAATTTCGTAAACTTAGCAAGCTTTTTCAACCAGTCACCATAGGAGAGATGTCAATCAACGACGATCGTCGAATTGTAGAAATGATTTGTAGGGCCGCTGTAACAAAACAGGTAGTAATCTCCTGTCTTGGGGATCGTATAGGCAAATTGATTATTGGGTGAGTCTGGTGGCGCGCCGTAACAGTTCTTGATGGCTTTACCATCACTGTCGAATAAGGTGACCATAGTACGAGTACCCACACTGCTAATCGTGATGTTGACCGTATCACCCTTGATGGCGCGAAACTTGTATATCCGATCGGATCCACTACGAATAACAGAGCCAATCGTATAGGGAGCTAACACTAGATCGGAGGTAGACGTAGTTTGTAGCACACGACAAAAGCTCGCCTGAGCATGGAGAGGAGTCGCTGTTAGCGTTGCCATTGCTAGGCTCGTTAGATCCACGCTGGATAATTGTCGCAGTTGCATAGTTGAAAATGTGAATAGGAACTATTCCATCTTAGGAAGGCGCGAATGGATCTTTCGGGATATTTTTGGTAAAAAGAACTATAATGTAGCAATGTTCTTTTGATAAAACTTACTACTCGTGCTCACTGCTGTTCTTTCCCAAGCGAATCCACGCCAGCCGACTGTATCCCATTTACCCCATGACTTGT
Coding sequences within:
- the nuoH gene encoding NADH-quinone oxidoreductase subunit NuoH; this translates as MESGIDLQQSFIQSLVDLGVPGGVAKAIWLPLPMVAIIAAATFMALVATWLERKISAAVQQRVGPEFMGPQGILVPIADVTKLLFKEDVTPAKSDALLFTLGPILVFVPVFLSYMIVPFGQNLLITNIGVGIFLWIALSSIAPIGLLMSGYASNNKYSLLGGLRAAAQSISYEVPLALAVLAVVMMSNSLSTVDIVNQQSGYGILGWNVWRQPVGFLIFWIAALAECERLPFDLPEAEEELVAGYQTEYSAVRFMLFYAGAYVNLVLSALLVAVLYLGGWESPIPLNVAASWLGVSEDTPWLQVVLAMVGITMTLLKAYFMIFVAILLRWTTPRVRIDQLLDLGWKFLLPVSLVNLLLTAALKLTFPVAFGG
- the ndhI gene encoding NAD(P)H-quinone oxidoreductase subunit I, producing the protein MKFLKQVTDYTKEAIQSARYIGQGLAVTFDHMRRRPITVQYPYEKLIPSERFRGRIHFEFDKCIACEVCVRVCPINLPVVDWEFNKETKKKQLRHYSIDFGVCIFCGNCVEYCPTNCLSMTEEYELSTYDRHELNYDNVALGRLPYKVTNDPMVTPLRELAYLPKGVMDPHDLPAGAQRAGQRPEEILETMEK
- a CDS encoding NADH-quinone oxidoreductase subunit J, which codes for MNLADGVQLVSLAILGLTMLASALGVVLLPNIVHSAFLLGMTFVSISGLYILLNAGFVATAQILIYVGAVNVLILFAIMLVNKRENFRPLPAVALRKGVAAVVCLGLFVLLSAIALTTSWKLSVASPAGDNATIVIGEHFFSDFLLPFELASVLLLMALIGAVVLARRDLIPDQPVPEPVQPDLTLPERPREVLSGAVTSSTSNS
- the nuoK gene encoding NADH-quinone oxidoreductase subunit NuoK; the protein is MQLQYFLLLAAALFCVGIYGLVTSRNAVRVLMSVELMLNAVNINLMAFANYLDAQLIRGQVFTVFVITIAAAEAAVGLAIVLAIYRNRDTVDMEQFNLLKW
- a CDS encoding PPC domain-containing protein — translated: MQLRQLSSVDLTSLAMATLTATPLHAQASFCRVLQTTSTSDLVLAPYTIGSVIRSGSDRIYKFRAIKGDTVNITISSVGTRTMVTLFDSDGKAIKNCYGAPPDSPNNQFAYTIPKTGDYYLFCYSGPTNHFYNSTIVVD